One region of Oryza sativa Japonica Group chromosome 10, ASM3414082v1 genomic DNA includes:
- the LOC4348360 gene encoding G-type lectin S-receptor-like serine/threonine-protein kinase At2g19130, translating to MSVLLGFLLLLSLHPPTSYATTDTVSPGQTLAGGDRLISNNSKFALGFFKMDSKNSSYTSRNSYLCIWYNKLPMITPLWSANGENPVVDPASPELTISGDGNMVIMDQATKSIIWSTRVNTTTNGTVVVLLNDGNLVLQSSSNSSMVFWQSFDYPTDSLFADAKIGWNKVTGLNRRLVSRKNSIDQAAGLYSLEFDINGVGHLVWNSTVTYWSSGDWNGQFFGSAPEMFGATIPNFTFVNNDREVYLTYTLNNEKAITHAAIDVNGQGLAGVWLDSLQDWLINYRMPLLHCDVYAICGPFTVCNDNNDPFCDCMKGFSIRSPKDWEIEDRTGGCMRNTPLNCGSTMNKTGFSDKFYYVQNIILPRNAMHVQEAASKDECSDVCLSNCSCTAYSYGKGGCSVWHDELYNVRQQSDASAVGNGDNFYIRLAANEVHEVQSAERKKKSGVIIGVAIGASTAAFCLMILLLMFWRRKGKLFARGAENDQGSIGITAFRYIDLQRATKNFSEKLGGGSFGSVFKGYLNESTPIAAKRLDGTCQGEKQFRAEVDSIGMIQHINLVKLIGLCCEGDKKLLVYEYMPNGSLDVQLFKDNDKVLDWNLRYQIAIGVARGLAYLHDSCRDCIIHCDIKPENILLNESFVPKIADFGMAKILGREFSHALTTMRGTIGYLAPEWISGTVVTAKVDVYSYGMVLFEILSGRRNSSQEYFKDGDHSAYFPMQVARQLINGGIGNLVDAKLHGDVNLEEAERVCKIACWCIQDSEFDRPTMGEVVQFLEGVLELKMPPLPRLLNAITGGSHSTPLSSLDLP from the coding sequence ATGTCTGTCCTTCTTGGCTTCCTCCTCCTACTCTCCCTGCACCCTCCGACGAGCTATGCCACTACGGACACGGTGTCACCCGGCCAAACACTGGCCGGCGGTGACAGGCTTATCTCCAACAACAGCAAGTTCGCTCTCGGCTTCTTCAAGATGGACAGTAAGAACTCCTCCTACACCAGCCGCAACTCTTACCTTTGCATATGGTACAACAAGCTCCCCATGATAACTCCACTGTGGTCCGCCAATGGCGAAAACCCAGTGGTGGACCCCGCTTCACCGGAGCTAACAATATCCGGCGACGGAAACATGGTCATCATGGACCAGGCTACCAAGTCCATCATATGGTCTACCCGTGTTAACACCACAACCAACGGCACCGTTGTTGTGCTGTTGAACGATGGTAATCTTGTGCTGCAGAGTTCATCAAACTCATCCATGGTTTTCTGGCAGAGCTTTGACTACCCAACAGATAGCCTTTTTGCCGATGCGAAGATCGGCTGGAACAAGGTGACTGGCCTGAACCGCCGCCTTGTTTCTAGGAAGAATTCAATTGACCAGGCTGCTGGTTTGTACTCTTTGGAATTTGATATCAATGGTGTTGGTCATTTGGTATGGAACTCAACTGTAACATATTGGTCCAGTGGGGATTGGAATGGGCAATTTTTTGGCTCAGCACCAGAGATGTTTGGTGCCACCATACCCAATTTCACATTTGTCAACAATGACAGAGAGGTTTACCTCACATATACTCTGAACAATGAGAAGGCAATTACGCATGCCGCAATAGATGTCAATGGGCAAGGTTTGGCAGGTGTATGGTTGGACAGCTTGCAGGATTGGTTGATCAATTACAGGATGCCCTTACTTCATTGCGATGTTTACGCAATCTGTGGACCTTTTACAGTCTGCAATGACAACAATGATCCGTTCTGCGACTGTATGAAGGGCTTCTCTATAAGATCACCCAAGGATTGGGAGATAGAAGATCGAACAGGAGGGTGTATGAGGAATACTCCATTAAATTGTGGTAGTACTATGAACAAGACAGGTTTCAGCGATAAGTTCTACTATGTGCAAAACATTATATTGCCCCGTAATGCCATGCATGTGCAGGAAGCTGCAAGTAAAGATGAATGCTCAGATGTTTGCTTGAGCAACTGCTCCTGTACTGCATATTCCTATGGGAAAGGTGGATGCTCTGTTTGGCATGATGAGCTGTATAACGTAAGGCAACAGTCTGATGCTTCTGCTGTCGGAAATGGTGATAACTTTTACATTCGCCTTGCTGCAAATGAGGTGCATGAGGTGCAAAGTGcggaaaggaagaaaaagagtGGAGTCATCATTGGTGTTGCCATTGGTGCAAGCACTGCTGCTTTCTGTTTGATGATCCTTCTACTGATGTTTTGGAGGAGAAAAGGGAAACTGTTTGCTCGCGGAGCGGAAAATGATCAAGGCAGCATTGGTATTACTGCATTTCGATATATTGATCTGCAGCGTGCAACTAAAAACTTTTCAGAAAAGTTGGGAGGAGGCAGTTTTGGTTCTGTATTTAAGGGATACCTAAATGAGTCAACTCCCATTGCAGCGAAAAGGCTTGACGGCACATGCCAAGGGGAGAAACAATTCAGAGCCGAAGTGGATTCAATTGGAATGATCCAGCACATCAATTTAGTTAAATTGATTGGGCTTTGTTGTGAAGGTGATAAGAAGTTACTTGTGTATGAATACATGCCAAATGGCTCCCTTGATGTGCAACTATTTAAGGATAATGATAAAGTTTTGGATTGGAATCTTAGATACCAAATAGCTATTGGAGTTGCTAGAGGCCTTGCCTACTTGCATGATAGCTGTCGAGATTGCATTATACATTGTGATATCAAGCCAGAGAACATACTTCTCAATGAATCTTTCGTTCCTAAAATTGCTGATTTTGGAATGGCAAAGATTTTGGGGAGAGAATTTAGTCATGCTCTGACTACAATGAGAGGAACGATTGGATATCTTGCCCCTGAATGGATTAGCGGAACAGTTGTTACAGCTAAAGTTGATGTTTACAGCTATGGAATGGTTTTGTTTGAAATCTTATCAGGAAGGAGGAACTCAAGTCAAGAATATTTCAAGGATGGTGACCATTCGGCCTATTTTCCAATGCAAGTCGCCCGCCAGCTTATCAATGGAGGGATTGGAAATCTGGTGGATGCAAAATTGCATGGTGATGTGAATCTCGAGGAGGCTGAAAGAGTTTGCAAAATTGCATGTTGGTGTATTCAAGACAGTGAGTTTGATCGACCAACAATGGGCGAGGTGGTGCAATTCCTAGAGGGTGTACTAGAACTCAAAATGCCACCATTGCCAAGACTACTGAATGCTATCACAGGAGGCTCACATTCAACACCACTGTCATCTTTAGATTTACCGTAA